One stretch of Asterias rubens chromosome 8, eAstRub1.3, whole genome shotgun sequence DNA includes these proteins:
- the LOC117293182 gene encoding 39S ribosomal protein L28, mitochondrial-like isoform X2, translating to MAARSVSANISNKLNIIAHNLKRAPKPDKIIFDRRKRPGFYSEGIASRLPAAYFKWRAKPGVQPPAIYSTDPNGDWMKHPETGERIRTKKSQIKVTYLRESQLGLWSGEGIIEGYRKTHKTSGIRLKKVWKPFLQKKEFYSEILDKTFTITVSLRTLDLIDEAYGFDFYILKTPPEVLNSMMGMALKRNLLLRLAQKDKVYPDDPDKRDKIYRRYGQYVIPKEEAEWVGLTRSQAIAKQRLIEEQQNPDRPLQEVYTEQLIAELRDKEVKGATLDDDLDNKSRPLLSRLFGSKGKEEESTT from the exons ATGGCGGCGCGCTCAGTTTCGGCGAACATATCAAACAAACTTAATATTATCGCTCATAATCTAAAAAGGGCACCGAAACCAGACAAAATAATATTCGACAGAAGAAAGAGACCA ggATTTTACAGTGAAGGTATAGCATCCAGACTACCAGCAGCATATTTCAAGTGGAGGGCAAAGCCAGGGGTACAACCACCGGCTATTTATTCAACTGACCCAAATG GTGACTGGATGAAACACCCAGAGACTGGAGAAAGGATCCGCACTAAAAAGAGTCAAATCAAAGTGACGTATCTGAGGGAAAGCCAGCTTGGTCTCTGGAGTGGTGAAGGAATCATTGAAGGATACAGGAAGACACATAAAACATCAGGAATCAG GTTAAAAAAAGTCTGGAAGCCATTTTTGCAAAAGAAAGAATTTTATAGTGAAATTCTTGACAAGACCTTCACCATTACAGTCTCCTTGAGAACGCTTGATCTGATTGATGAGGCATATGGATTTGACTTCTACATTCTTAAG ACTCCCCCAGAGGTATTGAATTCTATGATGGGCATGGCGTTAAAGAGAAACTTACTACTGAGACTTGCACAGAAAGATAAAGTGTACCCCGATGATCCTGACAAAAGGGACAAGATCTACAGACGCTATGGCCAGTATGTAATACCA AAAGAAGAAGCTGAATGGGTGGGGTTGACAAGATCTCAGGCTATCGCTAAGCAACGACTGATTGAGGAGCAGCAGAACCCTGACAGACCACTTCAAGAAGTGTACACCGAGCAACTTATTGCAGAATTGAGAG ATAAAGAAGTGAAAGGTGCTACCCTTGATGATGACTTGGATAACAA gtcCAGACCTCTTCTGAGTCGACTGTTTGGTTCGAAGGGAAAAGAGGAAGAGTCTACCACATAA
- the LOC117293182 gene encoding 39S ribosomal protein L28, mitochondrial-like isoform X1: MAARSVSANISNKLNIIAHNLKRAPKPDKIIFDRRKRPGFYSEGIASRLPAAYFKWRAKPGVQPPAIYSTDPNAGDWMKHPETGERIRTKKSQIKVTYLRESQLGLWSGEGIIEGYRKTHKTSGIRLKKVWKPFLQKKEFYSEILDKTFTITVSLRTLDLIDEAYGFDFYILKTPPEVLNSMMGMALKRNLLLRLAQKDKVYPDDPDKRDKIYRRYGQYVIPKEEAEWVGLTRSQAIAKQRLIEEQQNPDRPLQEVYTEQLIAELRDKEVKGATLDDDLDNKSRPLLSRLFGSKGKEEESTT; encoded by the exons ATGGCGGCGCGCTCAGTTTCGGCGAACATATCAAACAAACTTAATATTATCGCTCATAATCTAAAAAGGGCACCGAAACCAGACAAAATAATATTCGACAGAAGAAAGAGACCA ggATTTTACAGTGAAGGTATAGCATCCAGACTACCAGCAGCATATTTCAAGTGGAGGGCAAAGCCAGGGGTACAACCACCGGCTATTTATTCAACTGACCCAAATG CAGGTGACTGGATGAAACACCCAGAGACTGGAGAAAGGATCCGCACTAAAAAGAGTCAAATCAAAGTGACGTATCTGAGGGAAAGCCAGCTTGGTCTCTGGAGTGGTGAAGGAATCATTGAAGGATACAGGAAGACACATAAAACATCAGGAATCAG GTTAAAAAAAGTCTGGAAGCCATTTTTGCAAAAGAAAGAATTTTATAGTGAAATTCTTGACAAGACCTTCACCATTACAGTCTCCTTGAGAACGCTTGATCTGATTGATGAGGCATATGGATTTGACTTCTACATTCTTAAG ACTCCCCCAGAGGTATTGAATTCTATGATGGGCATGGCGTTAAAGAGAAACTTACTACTGAGACTTGCACAGAAAGATAAAGTGTACCCCGATGATCCTGACAAAAGGGACAAGATCTACAGACGCTATGGCCAGTATGTAATACCA AAAGAAGAAGCTGAATGGGTGGGGTTGACAAGATCTCAGGCTATCGCTAAGCAACGACTGATTGAGGAGCAGCAGAACCCTGACAGACCACTTCAAGAAGTGTACACCGAGCAACTTATTGCAGAATTGAGAG ATAAAGAAGTGAAAGGTGCTACCCTTGATGATGACTTGGATAACAA gtcCAGACCTCTTCTGAGTCGACTGTTTGGTTCGAAGGGAAAAGAGGAAGAGTCTACCACATAA